A window from Urocitellus parryii isolate mUroPar1 chromosome 1, mUroPar1.hap1, whole genome shotgun sequence encodes these proteins:
- the Ankrd33b gene encoding ankyrin repeat domain-containing protein 33B isoform X7: MVLLAGPGPEGGGARCLSPQPPTAPRGAETGDDPADYEEYEDFSSLADTRSIASDDSFYPPEGEDECSEVSSDSVSEGFPEAATFLRAACANDVGLLQALVRRGPRVEEVQETDRNGRVVSPPTACILERKAMGKELTCSDM; the protein is encoded by the exons ATGGTGCTGCTGGCCGGGCCCGGGCCGGAGGGCGGCGGGGCGCGCTGCTTGTCCCCGCAGCCGCCGACCGCACCCCGGGGCGCGGAGACCGGGGACGACCCAGCGGACTACGAGGAATACGAGGACTTCTCGAGTCTGGCCGACACCCGCAGCATCGCTTCGGACGATTCCTTCTACCCTCCTGAAGGCGAGGACGAGTGCAGCGAGGTGAGCTCGGACAGCGTCTCGGAGGGCTTCCCGGAGGCGGCCACCTTCCTGCGCGCCGCCTGCGCCAACGACGTGGGGCTGCTGCAGGCGCTGGTGCGGCGAGGCCCGCGCGTCGAGGAGGTGCAGGAGACCGACCGCAACGGCCGG GTAGTGTCTCCTCCAACAGCCTGTATCCTGGAAAGGAAAGCAATGGGGAAAGAGCTGACCTGCAGTGACATGTG
- the LOC144253330 gene encoding protein zyg-11 homolog A-like gives MVHFLHPGLTPRNLLLPDTQKDAPGCCVPLGLQEEASPYTLANICMNVLIANLEELCSEKPDGTLCFPEHWSFPQEIADRFLGMMVCQGKLTDRTASIFQGNQMNLKMVNIQKAKISAAAFIKAFCHHKLVEVDATAVHSDLPIPDILSGLCSNSWIQQNLWCLLLDSTSIPQDSKRLSFGQLTGLRILSVFNVCFHTEDLANVSQLPNLENLDISNTLVTNISALLNCKDRLKFLTMHYLKCLTMTKPQILGVIRELQYLRHLDISNHRQLKSDLAFHLLQQEDILPNVVSLDISGSSFITDGTVERFIQQRPEMQFVGLLATDAGYSDFFTTKQGLRVAGGASMGQISEALSRYGNRSCFMKEALYRLFTETFSMHVHMPAVLKLVAVGMRNHPMDLPVQFTASACALNLTRQGLAQGMPVRLLSEVTCLLFKALKNFPHYQQLQKNCLLSLTNSRILVDVPFDRFDAAKFVMKWLCRHENPKMQTMAVSITSILALQLSPEQIAQLQEELFMAVKELIAIVKQKTTEKLDNVTLLFALKALWNLTDESPAACKHFIENQGLAIYVQVLETFSESSVQSKVLGLLNNIAEVREFSSKLVTEDVMKHISSLLHSKEIEVSYFAAGIIAHLTSDKQPWLFRNLQRNALLQDLHATMKNWPSPSCKMSALVTYRSFKSFYSLLGNFSQPVVQLWGLWAMCHVCSKNPSKYCKMLVEEGGLQLLYDIQEHSQANPQAQQMATSILEDFRMHFMNFMSLPLS, from the exons ATGGTCCACTTCTTGCACCCGGGCCTGACACCCCGGAACCTCCTCCTACCCGACACCCAGAAAGATGCCCCAGGCTGCTGCGTG ccactgggattacaggaggagGCATCACCCTATACATTGGCCAACATCTGCATGAATGTCCTGATTGCTAATCTGGAAGAATTGTGTTCTGAGAAACCTGATGGAACACTGTGCTTTCCAGAGCATTGGAGTTTCCCTCAGGAAATAGCTGATCGATTCCTTGGGATGATGGTTTGTCAAGGCAAGCTGACTGATAGAACAGCAAGTATTTTCCAAGGCAACCAAATGAACCTGAAGATGGTAAATATCCAGAAAGCTAAAATCTCTGCAGCTGCCTTCATAAAAGCCTTCTGCCATCATAAGCTTGTTGAAGTAGATGCCACTGCAGTGCACTCTGACCTTCCAATCCCAGATATCTTAAGTGGACTCTGCAGCAATAGCTGGATCCAGCAAAATCTCTGGTGTCTCCTATTAGACTCGACAAGCATTCCTCAAGATTCAAAACGGCTGTCCTTTGGTCAGCTCACTGGACTTcgtattttaagtgttttcaacGTTTGCTTTCATACTGAAGATCTGGCTAATGTTTCTCAGTTACCAAACCTGGAAAACTTGGACATCTCCAATACTCTGGTCACGAACATCTCTGCACTCCTTAACTGTAAGGATCGACTCAAGTTTCTCACAATGCACTACCTGAAATGCCTGACCATGACCAAACCACAAATTCTTGGAGTCATCAGAGAACTTCAATATCTGCGTCACCTTGATATTTCCAACCACAGGCAACTCAAATCAGACTTAGCTTTTCATTTGTTACAGCAGGAGGATATCCTGCCAAATGTTGTGTCCCTGGATATTTCTGGCAGCAGTTTTATCACTGATGGAACTGTAGAGCGATTTATACAGCAGCGACCTGAAATGCAATTTGTTGGGCTCTTGGCTACAGATGCTGGTTATTCTGACTTCTTCACTACAAAGCAAGGCTTgagggttgctggaggagccagTATGGGTCAGATTTCCGAAGCACTGAGCCGATATGGGAACAGGTCATGTTTTATGAAGGAAGCTCTTTATAGGCTCTTTACAGAGACATTTTCAATGCATGTACACATGCCTGCTGTTTTAAAGCTTGTGGCTGTAGGAATGAGGAATCATCCAATGGATTTACCAGTGCAATTCACAGCTAGTGCTTGTGCCCTCAACTTAACACGCCAGGGTCTGGCCCAGGGAATGCCTGTTCGCCTGTTGTCAGAGGTCACTTGTCTACTTTTCAAGGCTCTGAAAAATTTCCCCCATTACCAACAGTTACAGAAGAATTGTCTTCTTTCCTTAACCAATTCCAGGATTCTTGTGGATGTTCCATTTGACAGGTTTGATGCTGCCAAGTTTGTTATGAAATGGCTCTGTAGGCATGAGAACCCCAAAATGCAAACTATGGCAGTGAGCATCACCTCTATTCTAGCACTGCAGCTATCACCAGAGCAAATTGCACAACTCCAAGAAGAGCTCTTCATGGCAGTTAAGGAACTTATAGCGATAGTGAAACAAAAGACTACTGAAAAATTAGATAATGTCACCCTCTTGTTTGCTTTGAAAGCACTTTGGAATCTTACAGATGAATCTCCAGCTGCCtgcaaacattttattgaaaaccAAGGATTGGCAATCTACGTTCAAGTTTTAGAGACTTTTTCAGAGTCTTCAGTACAAAGCAAAGTACTTGGTCTCTTGAACAACATAGCTGAAGTCAGAGAGTTTTCTTCCAAGCTGGTGACTGAAGATGTGATGAAGCATATCAGCAGTTTACTTCatagcaaagaaatagaagtgaGCTATTTTGCTGCAGGTATCATAGCCCACCTGACTTCTGACAAACAGCCCTGGCTCTTCCGCAACCTGCAGAGGAATGCTCTTCTCCAGGATTTGCATGCAACCATGAAGAATTGGCCAAGTCCAAGTTGTAAGATGTCAGCATTGGTAACATACAGATCTTTCAAGTCATTTTACTCACTCCTTGGCAACTTCTCTCAACCAGTGGTTCAGCTCTGGGGACTATGGGCCATGTGTCACGTCTGCAGTAAAAATCCTAGCAAATACTGCAAAATGTTAGTTGAAGAAGGAGGATTGCAGCTTTTGTATGATATCCAGGAGCACAGTCAGGCAAATCCTCAAGCACAGCAGATGGCAACTTCCATTCTAGAGGACTTCAGGATGCATTTCATGAATTTCATGAGTCTCCCTCTGAGTTGA
- the Ankrd33b gene encoding ankyrin repeat domain-containing protein 33B isoform X8, translated as MVLLAGPGPEGGGARCLSPQPPTAPRGAETGDDPADYEEYEDFSSLADTRSIASDDSFYPPEGEDECSEVSSDSVSEGFPEAATFLRAACANDVGLLQALVRRGPRVEEVQETDRNGRGTPPSPTTC; from the coding sequence ATGGTGCTGCTGGCCGGGCCCGGGCCGGAGGGCGGCGGGGCGCGCTGCTTGTCCCCGCAGCCGCCGACCGCACCCCGGGGCGCGGAGACCGGGGACGACCCAGCGGACTACGAGGAATACGAGGACTTCTCGAGTCTGGCCGACACCCGCAGCATCGCTTCGGACGATTCCTTCTACCCTCCTGAAGGCGAGGACGAGTGCAGCGAGGTGAGCTCGGACAGCGTCTCGGAGGGCTTCCCGGAGGCGGCCACCTTCCTGCGCGCCGCCTGCGCCAACGACGTGGGGCTGCTGCAGGCGCTGGTGCGGCGAGGCCCGCGCGTCGAGGAGGTGCAGGAGACCGACCGCAACGGCCGG